The Streptomyces nitrosporeus genome includes a window with the following:
- a CDS encoding HAD family hydrolase — MTAHPILSWSPSAIVFDCDGTLMDTERHWQDARNITFREFGLKPPPGFADRAKGVHYTECGALMAEETGKPDLVDDITDTLLDTFTALVDQDPVTMPGAAALVRLAARHRPLAVASNCPREMVETCLDRAGLLSCFGHVVVAGEGVRPKPEPDVYRVAARLCGVPPEECLAVEDSLTGMVSARRAGLRVIGLGPCPPGPDSEEADLWVTSLADRELMSWARSRIGA; from the coding sequence ATGACAGCTCATCCCATCCTTTCCTGGTCCCCCTCCGCCATCGTCTTCGACTGTGACGGAACCCTGATGGACACGGAACGGCACTGGCAGGACGCCCGGAACATCACCTTCAGGGAGTTCGGCCTCAAGCCGCCCCCGGGGTTCGCCGACCGCGCCAAGGGCGTCCACTACACCGAGTGCGGCGCGCTCATGGCCGAGGAGACCGGGAAGCCGGACCTCGTGGACGACATCACCGACACGCTGCTGGACACCTTCACCGCACTGGTCGACCAGGACCCCGTCACCATGCCCGGAGCCGCCGCGCTGGTGCGGCTGGCGGCCCGCCACCGGCCCCTGGCGGTGGCGAGCAACTGCCCGCGGGAGATGGTGGAGACATGCCTCGACCGGGCCGGACTCCTCAGCTGCTTCGGCCATGTCGTGGTCGCCGGCGAGGGCGTACGGCCGAAGCCGGAGCCCGACGTCTACAGAGTGGCCGCCCGTCTCTGCGGCGTGCCGCCCGAGGAGTGCCTGGCGGTGGAGGACTCGCTCACGGGGATGGTGTCGGCCCGCCGCGCGGGCCTTCGCGTCATCGGGCTCGGTCCCTGCCCGCCCGGCCCGGATTCGGAAGAGGCGGACCTGTGGGTCACGAGCCTCGCCGACCGCGAACTGATGTCGTGGGCCCGTAGCCGGATCGGCGCGTAG
- a CDS encoding ScbR family autoregulator-binding transcription factor, which produces MQDRARATRKMLLESAAHLFVERGYTGTSVNDISDHSGKTSGAIYFHYSSKEKLALAVVREQFATWPQLTARYAAPDVPPLEKLVALSFEVARSLSEDVVARAGARLWAERRTIEAAVPTPFDAWARATTRLLVQARRRGELAEGIEPSATAVTLVCAFFGLCTLADEMPGAPGWGDRLDQWWLLTLTSLQATPEPAALLARARVPARPKEPVPCPI; this is translated from the coding sequence GTGCAGGACAGGGCGCGCGCAACCCGCAAAATGCTCCTGGAATCGGCAGCACATCTATTTGTCGAACGCGGATATACGGGAACGAGTGTCAATGACATAAGTGATCACTCGGGGAAAACCAGCGGGGCGATCTATTTCCATTACTCGAGCAAGGAGAAGCTGGCATTGGCGGTGGTCCGCGAGCAGTTCGCCACCTGGCCGCAGCTCACGGCCCGCTACGCCGCACCGGACGTCCCGCCCCTGGAGAAGCTGGTCGCCCTCAGTTTCGAGGTCGCGCGGTCCCTCAGCGAGGACGTCGTGGCACGCGCGGGCGCACGGCTCTGGGCGGAGCGCCGCACGATCGAGGCCGCCGTACCCACCCCGTTCGACGCCTGGGCGCGGGCCACGACCCGCCTTCTCGTCCAGGCCCGCAGGAGGGGCGAGCTCGCCGAGGGGATCGAGCCGTCGGCGACGGCGGTGACGCTCGTGTGCGCGTTCTTCGGGCTGTGCACCCTGGCCGACGAGATGCCGGGCGCACCGGGCTGGGGCGACCGGCTGGACCAGTGGTGGCTCCTGACGCTCACCTCGTTGCAGGCCACGCCGGAACCGGCCGCCCTGCTCGCCCGGGCCCGGGTCCCCGCACGGCCGAAGGAGCCGGTCCCGTGCCCCATCTGA
- a CDS encoding TerD family protein — MGVSLAKGGNVSLSKEAPGLTAVVVGLGWDVRTTTGNDYDLDASALLLDDTGKVVSDRHFVFYNNLTSPDGSVQHTGDNLTGEGEGDDESVKVDLAAVPAGVTKIVFPVSIHDAENRGQSFGQVRNAFIRVVNQADNVEIARYDLSEDAATETAMVFGELYRHGAEWKFRAVGQGYASGLAGIAADFGVHV, encoded by the coding sequence ATGGGTGTGAGCCTCGCCAAGGGCGGCAACGTCTCTCTCAGCAAGGAGGCGCCCGGCCTGACCGCCGTCGTGGTCGGCCTGGGCTGGGACGTGCGGACGACCACCGGCAACGACTACGACCTGGACGCCAGCGCTCTGCTGCTGGACGACACCGGCAAGGTCGTGTCGGACCGGCACTTCGTCTTCTACAACAACCTCACCAGCCCGGACGGCTCGGTCCAGCACACCGGTGACAACCTCACCGGTGAGGGCGAGGGCGACGACGAGAGCGTCAAGGTCGATCTGGCGGCCGTACCCGCCGGCGTCACGAAGATCGTCTTTCCTGTGTCCATTCATGACGCGGAGAACCGGGGCCAGAGCTTCGGCCAGGTCCGCAACGCCTTCATCCGCGTCGTCAACCAGGCGGACAACGTGGAGATCGCGCGTTACGACCTGTCCGAGGACGCCGCCACCGAGACGGCGATGGTCTTCGGCGAGCTGTACCGGCACGGCGCGGAGTGGAAGTTCCGTGCCGTGGGCCAGGGTTACGCCAGCGGACTGGCCGGCATCGCCGCCGACTTCGGCGTACACGTCTGA
- a CDS encoding SGNH/GDSL hydrolase family protein, whose amino-acid sequence MPKPAFRRVMTVTTAVAGALALSAGGAVAQTAAPLDYVALGDSYSAGSGVLPVDLSNLLCLRSTVNYPHVIASRTGADLTDVTCGAAETKHFTQSQYPGVAPQLDAVGADTDLVTLTIGGNDNGTFINALTACATAGLLSGGKGSPCKDENGTHFEDQIERNTYPALVAALEGIRAKAPGARVAALGYPWITPATADPSCFAKLPVAAGDVPYLRGIQERLNSAVRRAAQETGAAYVDFAKESEGHDACKASGTRWIEPLLFGTSVVPVHPNALGERRMAEHTMSTLGIG is encoded by the coding sequence ATGCCGAAGCCGGCCTTCCGTCGTGTCATGACCGTGACAACAGCTGTCGCCGGGGCGCTCGCGCTCAGCGCCGGCGGAGCCGTCGCGCAGACCGCCGCCCCGTTGGACTACGTCGCTCTGGGCGACAGTTACAGCGCGGGTTCGGGCGTCCTGCCGGTGGACCTCAGCAACCTGCTGTGCCTGCGCTCCACGGTGAACTACCCCCATGTCATCGCCTCCAGGACCGGCGCCGACCTCACGGACGTGACCTGCGGGGCCGCCGAGACCAAGCACTTCACCCAGTCCCAGTACCCCGGAGTGGCCCCGCAGCTGGACGCCGTCGGCGCGGACACGGATCTGGTGACGCTGACCATCGGCGGCAACGACAACGGCACCTTCATCAACGCGCTCACGGCCTGTGCCACCGCCGGTCTGCTGAGCGGCGGGAAGGGCAGCCCCTGCAAGGACGAGAACGGCACCCACTTCGAGGACCAGATCGAGCGGAACACCTACCCGGCGCTGGTGGCGGCCCTGGAGGGCATCCGGGCCAAGGCGCCCGGCGCGCGGGTGGCGGCCCTGGGCTACCCGTGGATCACCCCGGCGACCGCGGACCCGTCCTGTTTCGCGAAACTGCCGGTCGCCGCGGGCGATGTCCCCTATCTGCGCGGCATCCAGGAACGGCTCAACTCCGCGGTCCGGCGCGCCGCCCAGGAGACGGGCGCCGCGTACGTCGACTTCGCGAAGGAGTCCGAGGGGCACGACGCCTGCAAGGCGTCCGGCACCCGGTGGATCGAGCCGCTCCTCTTCGGTACGAGCGTCGTCCCCGTCCACCCCAACGCCCTGGGGGAGCGGCGCATGGCGGAGCACACCATGAGCACCCTCGGGATCGGCTGA
- a CDS encoding glycoside hydrolase family 43 protein, whose amino-acid sequence MAFFDNPVIPGFSPDPSICRAGDDYYVATSSFEYVPGVPLWHSRDLVHWRLIGHALGRPSQLELHETVPASCGVYAPTLRYHDGRFWMITTVVGETGTVLVTADDPAGPWSDPVPVGVPGIDPDLAWDEEGNCWCVFSDGGIRGVRIDPVTGGLLGEQVALWSGSGLQYPEGPHLYRIGDWWYLLLSEGGTERGHAMSVARARSLTGPYEPHPDNPVLSHRSTDHPVQNTGHGDLVEAGDGTWWMVLLGTRPRGDTPKFHGMGRETFLVPVRWEDGWPLPGPLELRSPAPELPPHPWPAESGLDDFDSPTPAPCWVTLRRQDPDAVRLGERPGHLVLHARADSLDRPGALFVGRRQRDPDCVARTRVEAAGPDTGGIVVRLDEAHHYRVEVTGEGAVRAVARIGPLTGTVAERALPPGPVTLRIDVTTAVDLPPTVTVRGADPDADALAAGLRIGAPDTLRLGYETADGSFEVLAELDGRYLTTEVAGGFTGRVIGMYATYGAPAFDWFELRPA is encoded by the coding sequence ATGGCGTTCTTCGACAATCCGGTGATCCCCGGCTTCAGTCCGGACCCGAGCATCTGCCGGGCGGGCGACGACTACTACGTGGCGACGTCCAGCTTCGAGTACGTGCCCGGGGTGCCCCTGTGGCACAGCCGCGACCTGGTGCACTGGAGGCTGATCGGCCATGCGCTGGGCCGGCCCTCCCAGTTGGAGCTGCACGAGACCGTTCCCGCCTCGTGCGGGGTGTACGCGCCCACGCTCCGGTACCACGACGGGCGGTTCTGGATGATCACGACCGTCGTCGGGGAGACCGGCACCGTGCTGGTGACCGCCGACGACCCGGCGGGCCCGTGGTCGGATCCGGTGCCGGTCGGTGTGCCCGGTATCGATCCCGACCTGGCGTGGGACGAGGAGGGGAACTGCTGGTGCGTGTTCTCCGACGGGGGCATACGCGGGGTGCGCATCGATCCGGTGACGGGCGGACTGCTGGGCGAGCAGGTGGCGTTGTGGTCGGGCAGCGGCCTGCAGTACCCGGAGGGGCCGCACCTGTACCGGATCGGCGACTGGTGGTACCTGCTGCTGTCGGAGGGGGGTACGGAACGCGGGCACGCGATGTCGGTGGCGCGGGCCCGCTCCCTGACGGGACCGTACGAGCCGCACCCGGACAATCCCGTACTGTCCCACCGCAGCACGGACCACCCGGTGCAGAACACCGGCCACGGCGATCTGGTCGAGGCGGGGGACGGCACCTGGTGGATGGTGCTGCTGGGCACCCGGCCCCGGGGCGACACCCCGAAGTTCCACGGCATGGGCCGGGAGACCTTCCTGGTGCCGGTGCGCTGGGAGGACGGGTGGCCGTTGCCCGGCCCGCTGGAACTCCGCTCCCCCGCACCGGAGTTGCCGCCCCATCCGTGGCCGGCGGAATCCGGGCTGGACGACTTCGACTCCCCCACGCCGGCGCCCTGCTGGGTGACGCTCCGGCGGCAGGACCCGGACGCCGTCCGGCTCGGCGAGCGGCCCGGCCATCTGGTGCTGCACGCCCGCGCGGACAGTCTCGACCGGCCCGGCGCCCTGTTCGTGGGGCGGCGCCAGCGCGACCCCGACTGCGTCGCGCGTACCCGGGTGGAGGCGGCCGGACCGGACACCGGCGGGATCGTGGTCCGGCTCGACGAGGCGCACCACTACCGGGTGGAGGTGACGGGTGAGGGCGCGGTCCGCGCCGTCGCCCGCATCGGCCCGCTGACCGGCACCGTCGCCGAACGGGCCCTGCCGCCCGGTCCGGTGACCCTGCGGATCGACGTCACGACCGCCGTGGACCTGCCGCCGACGGTCACCGTCCGGGGCGCGGACCCGGACGCCGACGCCCTCGCGGCCGGACTGCGCATCGGCGCCCCCGACACCCTCCGCCTGGGGTACGAGACGGCCGACGGCTCCTTCGAGGTCCTGGCCGAACTCGACGGCCGCTACCTCACCACGGAGGTCGCGGGCGGCTTCACGGGGCGTGTCATCGGTATGTACGCCACGTACGGTGCCCCGGCCTTCGACTGGTTCGAGCTGCGGCCGGCCTGA
- a CDS encoding MerR family transcriptional regulator, whose protein sequence is MPNSELMPIGAFARRSGLTPSALRFYADSGLLRPAEVDESSGYRYYGDGQVARAATLRRLRETGMPLTTVEAVLDGGAEEAARLLDEHVAKLMEDAAAARRTAAAVRTALGGAPGLPVVALKGPVLAAAVEQVLTATTHEPGLPVLAGLRVEVTPEAVTLTATDRYRLSTRTLVPHEPPARTWAGTVDGDELRAAAAEIRRGALVRIEASAHGLRLRPAGREDRYCRLLTGDFPDHRLVLASLAEATTRVTVAKEPFLRALEEHPGERLALHVTDRAMSVGPVDGEYPGTPLPAVVTGQHLVIRFELTTLHPAVSTAIGPDVMLDLRGHDRPVTIRSADRGDLTTLAMPVEPGPTA, encoded by the coding sequence GTGCCGAATTCCGAACTGATGCCGATCGGGGCCTTCGCCCGCCGCAGCGGCCTGACCCCCAGCGCCCTGCGCTTCTACGCCGACTCGGGGCTGCTGCGGCCCGCCGAGGTCGACGAGTCCTCCGGCTACCGCTACTACGGCGACGGCCAGGTGGCGCGGGCGGCCACGCTGCGCCGGCTCCGCGAGACCGGCATGCCCCTCACCACCGTCGAGGCGGTTCTCGACGGCGGGGCCGAGGAGGCGGCCCGGCTGCTCGACGAACACGTCGCGAAGCTCATGGAGGACGCGGCGGCGGCACGGCGGACGGCCGCGGCCGTCAGGACCGCGCTCGGCGGCGCGCCGGGCCTTCCGGTCGTGGCGCTGAAGGGCCCCGTACTGGCGGCGGCGGTCGAGCAGGTCCTGACGGCGACCACCCACGAACCGGGCCTGCCGGTGCTCGCCGGCCTGCGCGTCGAGGTGACCCCCGAGGCGGTCACGCTGACCGCGACCGACCGCTACCGGCTCTCCACCCGGACCCTGGTGCCGCACGAGCCGCCGGCGCGGACCTGGGCGGGCACCGTCGACGGGGACGAACTGAGGGCGGCCGCCGCCGAGATCCGCCGCGGCGCCCTGGTGCGGATTGAGGCGTCGGCCCACGGGCTCAGGCTCCGCCCGGCCGGACGCGAGGACCGGTACTGCCGCCTGCTGACCGGGGACTTCCCCGACCACCGGCTGGTGCTCGCGTCGCTCGCCGAGGCCACCACCCGCGTGACGGTCGCGAAGGAACCGTTCCTGCGGGCCCTGGAGGAACACCCCGGCGAGCGCCTCGCGCTGCACGTCACCGACCGCGCCATGAGCGTCGGACCGGTGGACGGCGAGTACCCCGGCACCCCGCTGCCGGCCGTGGTGACAGGACAGCACCTCGTCATCCGGTTCGAGCTGACCACGCTCCACCCCGCCGTGAGCACCGCGATCGGCCCCGACGTGATGCTCGACCTCAGGGGGCACGACCGGCCCGTCACGATCCGCTCCGCCGACCGCGGCGACCTCACCACCCTGGCCATGCCCGTCGAGCCCGGCCCCACCGCCTGA
- a CDS encoding polyprenyl synthetase family protein — MYGPGATRSGAGCRPEGAEGAPAGADEAAGAVEAVLTGRLGALLEEARRVDEVFAEEVAGRVAAFVLRGGKRLRTAFVWCGWLAAGGGGDPDTPVRIGAALELLQACALVHDDVMDESPVRRGAPAVHAEFARLHRAAGIRGSAASYSASAAVLAGDLALAWADDLLTETALASEHGDRLHREWQALRGEMVAGQYLDLRAQAAGSSDPDEAMAVATLKSALYTVGRPLALGAVAAGADAGTADALRAAGRSAGLAFQLRDDLLGAFGDPARTGKPADGDLRGRKLTYLLAVAVRRAAGSGDSEALALLAPAREPAGGVPVDRMREALERTGARAAVEEEIASLAASSLRQFAAGGADARARREFARTVARAVDASPAAGAGRPARETGEGV, encoded by the coding sequence ATGTACGGGCCAGGTGCGACGCGGAGCGGGGCCGGGTGCCGGCCGGAGGGCGCCGAGGGGGCGCCGGCCGGTGCGGACGAGGCGGCCGGAGCCGTCGAAGCCGTCCTGACCGGCCGGCTGGGGGCACTGCTGGAAGAGGCCCGCCGGGTGGACGAGGTCTTCGCCGAGGAGGTGGCGGGGCGGGTCGCGGCCTTCGTGCTGCGCGGCGGGAAGCGGCTCCGTACCGCGTTCGTGTGGTGCGGGTGGCTGGCCGCGGGCGGGGGCGGCGACCCGGACACGCCGGTGCGGATCGGGGCGGCGCTCGAACTGCTCCAGGCGTGCGCCCTGGTCCATGACGACGTGATGGACGAGTCGCCGGTGCGCCGGGGCGCGCCCGCGGTGCACGCGGAGTTCGCGCGGCTGCACCGGGCCGCCGGGATACGGGGTTCCGCCGCGTCGTACTCCGCCTCCGCCGCCGTGCTCGCCGGTGACCTCGCGCTGGCGTGGGCGGACGACCTGCTGACCGAGACCGCGCTGGCCTCGGAGCACGGGGACCGGCTGCACCGGGAGTGGCAGGCGCTGCGCGGTGAGATGGTGGCCGGCCAGTACCTGGATCTGCGGGCGCAGGCGGCCGGCTCCTCGGACCCGGACGAGGCGATGGCGGTGGCCACGCTCAAGAGCGCCCTGTACACGGTGGGGCGGCCGCTCGCCCTGGGCGCGGTGGCGGCGGGCGCGGACGCCGGTACGGCGGACGCGCTGCGGGCGGCGGGGCGAAGCGCGGGGCTCGCGTTCCAGCTGCGGGACGATCTGCTCGGCGCGTTCGGCGATCCGGCCAGGACGGGCAAGCCCGCCGACGGGGATCTGCGCGGGCGCAAGCTCACCTACCTCCTGGCGGTCGCCGTGCGGCGGGCCGCCGGGTCGGGTGACTCCGAGGCGCTGGCCCTGCTCGCCCCGGCCCGGGAGCCGGCGGGCGGGGTGCCGGTGGACCGGATGCGGGAGGCCCTCGAACGTACGGGGGCGCGGGCCGCGGTGGAGGAGGAGATCGCCTCACTGGCCGCGTCGAGCCTGCGGCAGTTCGCCGCCGGGGGCGCGGACGCCCGTGCGCGGCGGGAGTTCGCCCGGACGGTGGCGCGGGCCGTGGACGCGTCCCCCGCCGCGGGGGCCGGCCGGCCGGCCCGGGAGACCGGGGAGGGCGTGTGA